One region of Oryza sativa Japonica Group chromosome 5, ASM3414082v1 genomic DNA includes:
- the LOC9271205 gene encoding peptidyl-tRNA hydrolase, mitochondrial: MIDMFAQSQGISPTRHHFKALFAEGMVEGVPVLLAKPQTLGHLLPIINYHLIVSLWHLMARTCPVEFFVYNLKEDSGAIMGIGCPPGQMDPKAFVLQKFNKTSLERIDSAIEEGVEILKLVVTKGL; the protein is encoded by the exons ATGATAGACATGTTTGCACAGTCTCAGGGTATATCTCCGACCAGGCATCACTTCAAGGCACTATTTGCGGAAG GAATGGTCGAAGGTGTGCCTGTTTTGCTCGCTAAGCCTCAAAC GTTGGGCCACTTGCTGCCTATTATAAACTACCACTTAATCGTGTCCTTGTG GCATTTGATGGCACGGACCTGCCCTGTGGAATTCTTCGTTTACAACCTAAAGGAGGATTCGGGCGCCATAATGG GAATTGGATGTCCACCTGGCCAAATGGACCCCAAAGCTTTTGTGCTCCAGAAGTTTAATAAGACCAGTCTAGAACGG ATTGATTCAGCCATAGAAGAGGGTGTTGAGATTCTAAAGTTGGTTGTTACCAAGGGTTTATGA
- the LOC107275355 gene encoding transcription factor MUTE, which translates to MSHIAVERNRRRQMNDHLKVLRSLTPAFYIKRGDQASIIGGAIDFIKELQTLLQSLEAQKKRRQQPQAHLISPASISASGGGSPSPTPSPRSLITSCSPTAAAGSSAGSSSSISPKDENKQQLQLVAELAACCNSPMADVEARISGANVLLRTLSRRAPPVRIIALLESLHLEVLHLNITTMDDTVLYSFVLKIGLDCHLSVDDLAMEVHQSFMPPPAAHPDNHLHS; encoded by the exons atgTCGCACATCGCCGTGGAGcgcaaccggcggcggcagatGAACGACCACCTCAAGGTGCTCCGCTCGCTCACGCCCGCATTCTACATCAAAcgg ggcGACCAGGCGTCGATCAtcggcggcgccatcgacttcaTCAAGGAGCTACAGACGCTACTGCAATCGCTGGAGGCCCAGAAGAAGCGCAGGCAGCAGCCGCAGGCGCACCTAATCTCGCCGGCATCGATATcggcctccggcggcggcagccccaGCCCCACGCCCAGCCCGCGCTCCCTCATCACCTCCTGCTctcccactgccgccgccggcagcagcgCCGGCAGCTCATCCTCCATCTCCCCCAAGGACGAAAAtaagcagcagctgcagctggtAGCAGAGCTCGCCGCCTGCTGCAACTCCCCCATGGCCGACGTGGAGGCTAGGATCTCCGGCGCCAACGTGCTTCTTCGCACGCTCTCTAGGCGCGCCCCTCCCGTCAGGATCATCGCCCTTCTCGAGAGCCTCCATCTCGAGGTGCTCCATCTCAACATCACCACCATGGACGACACCGTCCTCTACTCCTTCGTCCTCAAGATCGGCCTCGACTGCCACCTCAGCGTCGACGACCTTGCCATGGAGGTCCACCAGTCCTTCATGCCGCCACCTGCAGCCCACCCCGATAATCACCTCCATTCCTAG